One Kineococcus radiotolerans SRS30216 = ATCC BAA-149 DNA window includes the following coding sequences:
- the nhaA gene encoding Na+/H+ antiporter NhaA produces MPSAPQRPLFSRGSWPEARRLADVLRQETTGGLLLLVFTVIALVWANVAGNSYEEVRQFHLGPAALHLDLSIEHWAADGLLAIFFFVTGLELKKEFVAGDLRSPRAAALPIAAAVGGMAVPALLFVLVNVLHPDSPEGALVGWATPTATDIAFALGILAVVGSHLPSALRTFLLTLAVVDDLLGITVIAIFYTEQVHWTPLLLALLTLAAFTVAVQRRVRSWWLLVPLALATWALVHASGIHATVAGVLLGLVVPVLRSEEHGGPEAGPGLSEHFEHRWRPLSTGFAVPVFALFSAGVAIGGVSGFTAAVQDPVALGVIAGLVLGKPIGIVGTTWLLAKLTRAELDENLRWVDVLGMAMLAGMGFTVSLLIGSLAFGEGTAAGEHVTLGVLVGSLLSAVLAAVVLSRRNRVYRRIEAEERVDADGNGVPDVYER; encoded by the coding sequence GTGCCCTCCGCCCCCCAGCGCCCCCTCTTCTCCCGCGGTTCCTGGCCCGAGGCCCGCCGCCTCGCCGACGTCCTGCGCCAGGAGACGACCGGCGGGCTGCTGCTGCTGGTCTTCACCGTCATCGCGCTGGTGTGGGCGAACGTGGCCGGGAACAGCTACGAGGAGGTGCGGCAGTTCCACCTCGGGCCGGCCGCGCTGCACCTGGACCTCTCGATCGAGCACTGGGCCGCCGACGGCCTGCTCGCGATCTTCTTCTTCGTCACCGGCCTGGAGCTGAAGAAGGAGTTCGTCGCCGGGGACCTGCGCAGCCCCCGCGCCGCGGCGCTGCCCATCGCCGCGGCCGTGGGCGGGATGGCCGTCCCGGCCCTGCTGTTCGTCCTCGTCAACGTCCTGCACCCCGACTCCCCGGAGGGCGCCCTCGTCGGCTGGGCCACCCCCACCGCCACCGACATCGCCTTCGCGCTGGGGATCCTCGCCGTCGTCGGGTCCCACCTGCCGTCGGCGCTGCGGACGTTCCTGCTGACCCTCGCCGTCGTCGACGACCTCCTCGGCATCACCGTCATCGCGATCTTCTACACCGAGCAGGTCCACTGGACCCCGCTGCTGCTGGCCCTGCTGACCCTCGCCGCGTTCACCGTCGCCGTGCAGCGCCGGGTCCGGTCCTGGTGGCTGCTCGTCCCGCTGGCCCTGGCGACGTGGGCCCTCGTGCACGCCTCCGGCATCCACGCCACCGTCGCCGGGGTGCTGCTCGGCCTGGTGGTTCCCGTGCTGCGCAGCGAGGAGCACGGCGGACCGGAGGCGGGCCCCGGGCTCTCGGAGCACTTCGAGCACCGCTGGCGCCCGCTGTCGACGGGCTTCGCCGTCCCCGTCTTCGCGCTGTTCTCCGCCGGCGTCGCGATCGGCGGCGTGTCCGGGTTCACCGCCGCGGTGCAGGACCCCGTCGCGCTCGGCGTCATCGCCGGTCTCGTCCTCGGCAAGCCGATCGGCATCGTCGGCACCACCTGGCTGCTGGCGAAGCTGACGAGGGCCGAGCTGGACGAGAACCTGCGCTGGGTCGACGTCCTCGGCATGGCGATGCTCGCCGGGATGGGGTTCACCGTGTCGCTGCTCATCGGCTCCCTCGCCTTCGGCGAGGGCACCGCGGCGGGCGAGCACGTCACCCTCGGCGTCCTCGTGGGTTCCCTGCTCTCCGCGGTCCTCGCCGCGGTCGTGCTCTCGCGCCGCAACCGCGTCTACCGCCGGATCGAGGCCGAGGAGCGCGTCGACGCCGACGGGAACGGCGTCCCCGACGTCTACGAGCGCTGA
- a CDS encoding sugar kinase, giving the protein MDPVGLRPAAGCRHDLVSLGEVMLRFDPGEGRIRTARRFDVHEGGGEYNVARGLRRCFGRRTAVVTALADDEVGRLVEDLVLTGGVDTSLVRWVPADGAGRGVRNGLNFVERGFGVRRSVGVSDRGGTAVSRLQPGDVDWDDLFGVQGVRWFHTGGIFAALSESTAEVAAEALAAARRHGTTTSYDLNYRPSLWAGRGGAQAAQELNRRLVEHVDVLVGAGLAGLPGDGGDPRERVLRDAADHPHLRVVATTTRRVVSASRNDFGALAWSAATGLVEGAELRDLAVLDRIGSGDAFTAGLVHGLLGGEGLPRAVALGIAHGALVMTTPGDSSAASAADVEALLASGDASVSR; this is encoded by the coding sequence GTGGACCCGGTGGGCCTGCGCCCCGCGGCGGGGTGCCGCCACGACCTCGTCTCCCTCGGCGAGGTCATGCTCCGCTTCGACCCCGGCGAGGGGCGCATCCGCACCGCCCGCCGCTTCGACGTCCACGAGGGCGGCGGGGAGTACAACGTCGCCCGCGGGCTGCGCCGCTGCTTCGGGCGGCGCACCGCCGTCGTCACCGCCCTCGCCGACGACGAGGTGGGCCGCCTCGTGGAGGACCTCGTCCTCACCGGCGGGGTCGACACGTCCCTGGTGCGCTGGGTCCCCGCCGACGGCGCGGGCCGCGGCGTGCGCAACGGGCTGAACTTCGTCGAACGCGGTTTCGGGGTCCGCCGCTCCGTCGGGGTCTCCGACCGCGGCGGCACCGCGGTCAGCCGCCTGCAGCCCGGCGACGTCGACTGGGACGACCTTTTCGGCGTCCAGGGGGTCCGCTGGTTCCACACCGGGGGGATCTTCGCGGCGCTCTCGGAGAGCACCGCCGAGGTCGCCGCGGAGGCGCTCGCCGCCGCCCGCCGGCACGGGACGACCACGTCCTACGACCTCAACTACCGGCCCAGCCTGTGGGCCGGGCGCGGCGGCGCGCAGGCGGCGCAGGAGCTGAACCGGCGCCTGGTCGAGCACGTCGACGTCCTCGTCGGCGCGGGGCTCGCGGGGCTGCCCGGCGACGGCGGCGACCCGCGCGAGCGGGTCCTGCGCGACGCCGCCGACCACCCCCACCTGCGGGTGGTCGCCACCACCACCCGGCGGGTGGTGTCGGCCTCCCGCAACGACTTCGGGGCGCTGGCCTGGTCCGCCGCCACCGGTCTCGTCGAGGGCGCCGAGCTGCGCGACCTCGCCGTGCTGGACCGCATCGGCAGCGGCGACGCGTTCACCGCGGGGCTCGTGCACGGCCTGCTCGGCGGGGAGGGCCTGCCGCGCGCGGTGGCCCTCGGGATCGCCCACGGGGCCCTGGTCATGACCACGCCGGGGGACTCCTCGGCCGCGTCGGCGGCGGACGTCGAGGCGCTCCTGGCCTCCGGGGACGCCTCGGTGTCGCGGTGA
- a CDS encoding bifunctional 4-hydroxy-2-oxoglutarate aldolase/2-dehydro-3-deoxy-phosphogluconate aldolase: MDVLDRVTAARLVPVVVLDDAAAAPALADALVAGGLPVAEVTFRTPAAADAVRAMADHGGVLVGAGTVLTPAQVDEAVAAGARFVVSPGTSRAVVERCLEHGVAVLPGAVTATEVQAALELGLSTVKFFPAATSGGPAAVRALAAPFGGVRFVPTGGIGPDDLAPWLAVPSVAAVGGSWMVPRDLLAAGDFDAVRDLTAHAVALAAR, from the coding sequence GTGGACGTCCTCGACCGCGTCACCGCCGCCCGCCTCGTGCCCGTCGTCGTCCTCGACGACGCCGCCGCGGCGCCCGCCCTGGCCGACGCCCTCGTCGCCGGCGGGCTGCCCGTCGCCGAGGTCACCTTCCGCACCCCCGCCGCCGCCGACGCGGTGCGCGCCATGGCCGACCACGGCGGGGTGCTCGTCGGCGCCGGCACCGTCCTCACCCCCGCCCAGGTCGACGAGGCCGTCGCCGCGGGCGCCCGCTTCGTCGTCAGCCCGGGCACCAGCCGGGCCGTCGTCGAGCGCTGCCTGGAGCACGGGGTGGCGGTCCTGCCCGGCGCCGTCACCGCCACCGAGGTGCAGGCCGCCCTCGAACTGGGCCTGAGCACGGTGAAGTTCTTCCCCGCCGCCACCTCCGGCGGCCCCGCCGCCGTCCGGGCGCTCGCCGCCCCCTTCGGCGGGGTCCGGTTCGTCCCCACCGGCGGCATCGGCCCCGACGACCTCGCCCCGTGGCTGGCCGTGCCGAGCGTCGCCGCCGTCGGCGGGTCGTGGATGGTGCCCCGCGACCTCCTCGCCGCCGGCGACTTCGACGCCGTGCGCGACCTGACCGCGCACGCGGTCGCCCTGGCCGCGCGGTGA
- a CDS encoding glucose 1-dehydrogenase: protein MNHPFDLTGRTALVTGGGRGLGLGISTSLLRAGADVVVLGRGAPAADLAEEAARCGRRLVHHAVDLADAAAVAATAAAVLAEHRVDVLVNNAGTQERHPAVEFPLDAFDRVLDVNLRAVFQLCQLFGAPMLERGEGRVVNIASLLSFQGGLTVPAYAASKGAVAQLTKALCNEWAGRGVGVNAVAPGYMATDMNEALLADPVRREQLSVRIPAGRWGTPQDVGDVVVFLASPAAAYVHGHVLAVDGGWLAR from the coding sequence GTGAACCACCCCTTCGACCTCACCGGCCGCACGGCCCTCGTCACCGGCGGGGGGCGCGGCCTGGGCCTGGGGATCTCCACGTCCCTGCTGCGGGCCGGCGCCGACGTCGTCGTCCTGGGCCGCGGCGCGCCCGCCGCGGACCTCGCGGAGGAGGCCGCGCGCTGCGGGCGGCGCCTGGTGCACCACGCCGTCGACCTCGCCGACGCCGCCGCCGTCGCCGCGACCGCGGCCGCCGTCCTCGCCGAGCACCGCGTGGACGTCCTCGTCAACAACGCCGGCACCCAGGAGCGCCACCCCGCCGTCGAGTTCCCCCTCGACGCCTTCGACCGCGTCCTCGACGTGAACCTGCGGGCGGTGTTCCAGCTCTGCCAGCTCTTCGGCGCGCCCATGCTGGAGCGCGGGGAGGGGCGCGTGGTGAACATCGCCTCCCTGCTGTCCTTCCAGGGCGGGCTCACCGTGCCCGCCTACGCCGCCAGCAAGGGCGCGGTGGCGCAGCTGACGAAGGCGCTGTGCAACGAGTGGGCCGGGCGCGGGGTCGGCGTCAACGCCGTGGCCCCCGGGTACATGGCCACCGACATGAACGAGGCCCTGCTCGCCGACCCCGTCCGCCGCGAGCAGCTCTCCGTGCGGATCCCCGCCGGGCGGTGGGGGACGCCGCAGGACGTCGGCGACGTCGTCGTCTTCCTCGCCTCCCCCGCGGCCGCCTACGTGCACGGGCACGTCCTCGCCGTCGACGGCGGGTGGCTGGCCCGGTGA
- a CDS encoding C-terminal binding protein, whose amino-acid sequence MKIVITDCDHDSLAEERAVADAAGAELLLAPSAAAADVVAAATGADALVVQYARVDADLLDALPTVRAVGRYGVGVDTVDVDACTARGVAVCNVPDYGTESVSDHAIALALAAARRIAWMDRRVRAGAGELAPLRPVHQFGGRVFGVVGLGLIGAATARKAAGLGYRVVATDARRAPGTTVDGVEVVTLDDLLARAHVVSLHVPLTEGTRHLIGAAELARMRPDAVVVNTSRGGVLDTAALADALRAGRLHGAGLDVFEEEPLPPGHPLATLDTAVLTPHLAWYSEESYGELKRRTVQNVVDVCAGRPPADVLNPEALGTPAGGRR is encoded by the coding sequence GTGAAGATCGTCATCACCGACTGCGACCACGACTCCCTCGCCGAGGAACGGGCCGTGGCCGACGCCGCCGGCGCCGAGCTCCTCCTCGCCCCCTCCGCCGCCGCCGCCGACGTCGTCGCCGCCGCCACCGGCGCCGACGCCCTCGTCGTCCAGTACGCCCGCGTCGACGCCGACCTCCTCGACGCCCTGCCCACCGTGCGCGCCGTCGGCCGCTACGGCGTCGGCGTCGACACCGTCGACGTCGACGCGTGCACCGCCCGCGGGGTCGCCGTCTGCAACGTCCCCGACTACGGCACCGAGTCGGTCTCCGACCACGCGATCGCCCTCGCCCTCGCCGCGGCCCGCCGCATCGCGTGGATGGACCGCCGGGTGCGCGCCGGAGCCGGCGAGCTGGCCCCGCTGCGCCCGGTGCACCAGTTCGGCGGGCGGGTCTTCGGCGTCGTCGGGCTCGGCCTCATCGGCGCCGCCACCGCCCGCAAGGCCGCCGGGCTGGGCTACCGCGTCGTCGCCACCGACGCCCGCCGCGCCCCGGGGACCACCGTCGACGGCGTCGAGGTCGTCACCCTCGACGACCTCCTCGCCCGGGCCCACGTCGTCTCCCTGCACGTCCCCCTCACCGAGGGCACCCGCCACCTGATCGGCGCCGCGGAACTGGCCCGGATGCGCCCCGACGCGGTGGTCGTCAACACCAGCCGCGGCGGCGTCCTCGACACCGCCGCCCTCGCCGACGCGCTGCGCGCCGGGCGCCTGCACGGCGCCGGCCTCGACGTGTTCGAGGAGGAGCCGCTGCCCCCCGGCCACCCCCTCGCCACCCTCGACACCGCCGTCCTCACCCCGCACCTGGCCTGGTACTCCGAGGAGTCCTACGGGGAGCTCAAGCGCCGGACGGTGCAGAACGTCGTCGACGTGTGCGCCGGGCGCCCCCCGGCCGACGTGCTCAACCCCGAGGCCCTCGGCACCCCGGCCGGGGGGCGGCGGTGA
- a CDS encoding IclR family transcriptional regulator has product MAVDGAAGTGNGGAVDAGPTTSASEKTLLVLEAALQHHRFTDVVAATGLTRTTTHRILATLADRQFVVAAADGSYLPGPKLLSMAGQALQRIDISAIAQPFVDELVDRVHCTVHVGVANGDEIVYLIRADSDKPYRMPSRVGHAIPLHTSGIGKVVLAGLSDEGVERYAARTGLPARTANTLTTVEALAAEIAEVRRHGYALDREENVPGVGCVAAPVHDHTGTVRYGLSISTLTLEHSLAQIEAMAADAVATAARLSAALGHVG; this is encoded by the coding sequence ATGGCTGTCGACGGAGCAGCGGGCACGGGGAACGGCGGGGCCGTGGACGCCGGACCCACCACCAGCGCGAGCGAGAAGACCCTGCTCGTCCTGGAGGCGGCGCTGCAGCACCACCGGTTCACCGACGTCGTCGCCGCCACCGGCCTCACCAGGACCACGACGCACCGCATCCTGGCCACCCTCGCCGACCGCCAGTTCGTCGTGGCGGCGGCCGACGGCAGCTACCTGCCGGGTCCGAAGCTGCTGTCGATGGCCGGGCAGGCCCTGCAGCGCATCGACATCTCCGCCATCGCGCAGCCCTTCGTCGACGAGCTCGTCGACCGCGTGCACTGCACCGTGCACGTGGGCGTCGCCAACGGCGACGAGATCGTCTACCTGATCCGCGCGGACTCCGACAAGCCGTACCGGATGCCCTCCCGCGTGGGGCACGCCATCCCCCTGCACACCTCCGGGATCGGCAAGGTCGTCCTCGCCGGGCTCAGCGACGAGGGCGTGGAGCGCTACGCCGCGCGCACCGGCCTGCCCGCGCGCACCGCGAACACCCTCACCACCGTGGAGGCGCTGGCGGCGGAGATCGCCGAGGTCCGCCGCCACGGGTACGCCCTGGACCGCGAGGAGAACGTCCCCGGCGTCGGCTGCGTGGCCGCGCCGGTCCACGACCACACCGGCACCGTCCGCTACGGGCTGAGCATCTCCACCCTCACCCTCGAGCACAGCCTCGCCCAGATCGAGGCGATGGCCGCCGACGCCGTCGCGACGGCCGCGCGGCTGTCCGCCGCCCTCGGCCACGTCGGCTGA
- the kduI gene encoding 5-dehydro-4-deoxy-D-glucuronate isomerase translates to MEQRYATSPEQVPGMDTAELRRRYLVEDLFAEGEVHAVYTHHDRVVLAGIVPTGDALDLPTFPEIASTTFFEHREAGIVNVGGPGTITVDGETHDLAHGSCLYVGRGADGVSFRSADPAGEAGPARFYLFSAPAHTAHPTTLVEAGGGTVRELGDQLTANRRTLNQYVHENGVKSCQVVMGVTTLHPGSTWNTMPAHTHDRRTEVYLYFGLPAGDRVVHLLGQPAETRHLLVADGQAVVSPSWSIHSGVGTAAYSFVWAMAGENQAFDDMDGVPVAELR, encoded by the coding sequence GTGGAACAGCGCTACGCCACCAGCCCCGAGCAGGTGCCCGGCATGGACACCGCCGAGCTGCGCCGCCGCTACCTCGTCGAGGACCTCTTCGCCGAGGGCGAGGTCCACGCCGTCTACACCCACCACGACCGGGTCGTCCTCGCCGGGATCGTCCCCACCGGTGACGCCCTGGACCTGCCGACCTTCCCCGAGATCGCCAGCACCACGTTCTTCGAGCACCGCGAGGCGGGCATCGTCAACGTCGGCGGCCCGGGCACGATCACCGTGGACGGCGAGACGCACGACCTCGCCCACGGCTCCTGCCTCTACGTCGGGCGCGGCGCGGACGGGGTGTCCTTCCGCTCCGCGGACCCCGCGGGCGAGGCCGGCCCGGCGCGCTTCTACCTGTTCTCCGCCCCCGCGCACACCGCCCACCCCACGACCCTCGTCGAGGCCGGCGGCGGCACCGTGCGCGAGCTCGGCGACCAGCTCACCGCCAACCGGCGCACCCTCAACCAGTACGTCCACGAGAACGGCGTGAAGAGCTGCCAGGTCGTCATGGGCGTCACCACCCTGCACCCGGGCAGCACCTGGAACACCATGCCCGCGCACACCCACGACCGCCGGACCGAGGTCTACCTCTACTTCGGCCTGCCCGCCGGCGACCGCGTCGTGCACCTCCTGGGGCAGCCCGCGGAGACCCGGCACCTGCTCGTCGCGGACGGGCAGGCCGTCGTCTCCCCGAGCTGGTCGATCCACTCCGGGGTCGGGACGGCCGCCTACAGCTTCGTCTGGGCCATGGCCGGGGAGAATCAGGCCTTCGACGACATGGACGGCGTCCCGGTCGCAGAGCTGCGGTGA
- a CDS encoding TRAP transporter large permease, whose translation MDPAALAGLVLIGGIALFLAIGAPISIGVGVSSVAAMFVIVGTGTGALTAAQQMFRGINSFPLLAIPFFVLAGVIMNNGGIALRLIDAGKVMVGRMPGSLAQTNIAANALFGAVSGSSIAAAAAVGSTLAPMQAKEGYDKNFAAAANIASSPGGMLIPPSNLMIVYSLVSSTSVAALFVAGYLPGILWTVATMVVVWWYARKHPELKVTAQPPLAQRVKVVLDSVPALLLVVVVIGGILAGWFTSTEAAVIAVVYSAVLAVVYRSLALRDLPRILLDSTRTTAVVMFLIAVSTVMGFVLSFAQIPELASSLMFGISENPVVILLLITVVLLVVGCFMDATPAVLIFTPIFLPVVTSFGVDPIHFGIIMIYNLSIGTITPPVGTVLFVGAKIAGCRLEPVIRQLLPHFGALVITLVVVTFTPGLSLWLPQALGLIAAP comes from the coding sequence GTGTCGAGCGTCGCGGCGATGTTCGTCATCGTCGGCACCGGCACCGGCGCCCTCACCGCCGCGCAGCAGATGTTCCGGGGGATCAACTCCTTCCCCCTGCTGGCCATCCCGTTCTTCGTCCTCGCCGGCGTCATCATGAACAACGGCGGCATAGCCCTGCGCCTCATCGACGCCGGCAAGGTCATGGTGGGCCGGATGCCCGGTTCCCTGGCGCAGACGAACATTGCCGCGAACGCCCTCTTCGGAGCCGTCTCGGGTTCCTCCATCGCCGCCGCGGCCGCCGTCGGCTCGACGCTGGCCCCGATGCAGGCCAAGGAGGGCTACGACAAGAACTTCGCGGCGGCGGCGAACATCGCCTCCTCGCCCGGGGGGATGCTCATCCCGCCGAGCAACCTGATGATCGTGTACTCGCTGGTGTCGAGCACCTCGGTCGCCGCGCTCTTCGTCGCCGGCTACCTGCCCGGCATCCTCTGGACGGTCGCCACCATGGTCGTCGTCTGGTGGTACGCCCGCAAGCACCCGGAGCTGAAGGTCACCGCGCAGCCCCCGCTGGCGCAGCGGGTCAAGGTCGTCCTGGACTCCGTCCCCGCGCTGCTGCTCGTCGTGGTGGTCATCGGCGGGATCCTGGCCGGCTGGTTCACCTCCACGGAGGCCGCGGTGATCGCGGTGGTCTACTCGGCCGTCCTCGCCGTGGTGTACCGCAGCCTGGCGCTGCGCGACCTGCCGCGGATCCTGCTGGACTCCACGCGCACGACCGCCGTGGTCATGTTCCTCATCGCCGTGTCGACGGTCATGGGCTTCGTCCTGTCCTTCGCCCAGATCCCCGAGCTGGCCTCGTCGCTGATGTTCGGCATCAGCGAGAACCCGGTGGTCATCCTGCTGCTCATCACCGTCGTCCTGCTCGTGGTCGGCTGCTTCATGGACGCCACGCCGGCGGTGCTGATCTTCACGCCGATCTTCCTGCCCGTGGTCACGAGCTTCGGGGTGGACCCGATCCACTTCGGCATCATCATGATCTACAACCTGAGCATCGGGACGATCACGCCGCCGGTGGGCACCGTGCTGTTCGTCGGCGCGAAGATCGCCGGCTGCCGGCTCGAACCGGTCATCCGTCAGCTCCTGCCCCACTTCGGCGCCCTGGTCATCACCCTGGTCGTCGTCACCTTCACCCCCGGCCTCTCCCTCTGGCTGCCCCAGGCCCTCGGCCTGATCGCCGCTCCCTGA